One part of the Vicia villosa cultivar HV-30 ecotype Madison, WI linkage group LG6, Vvil1.0, whole genome shotgun sequence genome encodes these proteins:
- the LOC131610398 gene encoding FT-interacting protein 3-like, whose product MQRPPPEDFLLKETKPHLGGGKVSGDKLTSTYDLVEQMQYLYVRVVKAKELPAKDVTGSCDPYVEVKLGNYKGTTRHFEKKTNPEWSQVFAFSKDRIQASVLEVTVKDKDVVKDDFIGRVWFDLNEVPKRVPPDSPLAPQWYRLEDRKGDKAKGELMLAVWMGTQADEAFPEAWHSDAATVSGTDALANIRSKVYLSPKLWYLRVNVIEAQDLQPSDKGRFPEVYVKAILGNQTLRTRISQSRSINPMWNEDLMFVAAEPFEEPLILSVEDRVAPNKEELLGKCAIPLQMMDRRLDHKPVNTRWFTIEKHVVIMEGDKKKEIKFSSRIHMRVCLEGGYHVLDESTHYSSDLRPTAKQLWKSNIGVLEVGILNASGLMPMKTSNGRGTTDAYCVAKYGQKWVRTRTIIDSFAPRWNEQYTWEVFDPCTVITIGVFDNCHLHGGGDKPGGQRDSKIGKVRIRLSTLETDRVYTHSYPLLVLHPTGVKKMGEIQLAVRFTCSSLLNMMHMYSNPLLPKMHYIHPLTVSQLDSLRHQATQIVSMRLSRAEPPLRKEVVEYMLDVGSHMWSMRRSKANFFRIMGVLSGLIAVGKWFDQICNWKNPITTVLIHILFIILVMYPELILPTIFLYLFLIGVWYYRWRPRHPPHMDTRLSHADSAHPDELDEEFDTFPTTRPSDIVRMRYDRLRSIAGRIQTVVGDLATQGERLQSLLSWRDPRATALFVLFCLITAIVLYVTPFQVVALLSGIYVLRHPRFRHKLPSVPLNFFRRLPARTDCML is encoded by the coding sequence ATGCAGAGGCCTCCACCAGAAGATTTTCTGTTGAAAGAGACCAAACCCCACCTCGGTGGTGGTAAGGTTTCTGGAGATAAACTTACTAGTACCTATGATCTTGTTGAGCAAATGCAGTATCTTTATGTGAGGGTTGTGAAGGCTAAGGAGTTACCTGCAAAGGATGTTACTGGAAGTTGTGACCCTTATGTTGAGGTTAAGCTTGGTAACTATAAAGGGACTACTAGGCATTTTGAGAAGAAGACTAATCCGGAGTGGAGTCAGGTTTTTGCGTTTTCGAAGGATCGGATTCAGGCTTCTGTTCTTGAGGTTACTGTGAAGGATAAGGATGTTGTGAAGGATGATTTTATTGGGCGGGTTTGGTTTGATCTTAATGAGGTTCCGAAGAGGGTTCCGCCGGATAGTCCTCTTGCGCCGCAGTGGTATAGGTTGGAGGATAGGAAGGGGGATAAGGCGAAAGGGGAGCTGATGCTGGCTGTTTGGATGGGTACTCAGGCTGATGAGGCTTTTCCGGAGGCGTGGCATTCGGATGCGGCCACTGTTAGTGGGACTGATGCTCTTGCAAACATTAGGTCGAAGGTTTATCTGTCACCAAAGCTTTGGTATTTGAGGGTTAATGTGATTGAGGCACAGGATTTGCAGCCGTCGGACAAGGGAAGGTTTCCAGAGGTTTATGTGAAGGCTATTTTGGGAAATCAGACGTTGAGGACTAGAATATCTCAGAGCAGGAGTATCAATCCAATGTGGAATGAGGATTTGATGTTTGTGGCTGCAGAACCGTTTGAGGAGCCGCTAATTTTGAGTGTGGAAGATAGGGTTGCACCTAACAAAGAGGAACTGCTAGGGAAGTGTGCTATTCCTTTACAGATGATGGACCGGAGACTCGATCACAAACCTGTGAACACTAGGTGGTTCACTATTGAAAAACATGTTGTTATTATGGAAGGGGATAAGAAGAAGGAAATCAAGTTTTCGAGCAGGATTCATATGAGGGTCTGTTTAGAAGGTGGTTATCATGTTTTGGACGAATCTACTCACTACAGTAGTGATCTTCGGCCAACTGCGAAACAGCTGTGGAAGTCTAATATTGGAGTTCTTGAAGTTGGGATATTGAATGCTTCAGGTTTGATGCCGATGAAAACAAGTAACGGTAGGGGGACAACAGATGCTTATTGTGTAGCTAAGTATGGACAGAAGTGGGTGCGGACGAGAACCATCATCGATAGCTTTGCGCCTAGGTGGAACGAGCAGTATACTTGGGAGGTTTTTGATCCATGCACTGTCATTACAATAGGTGTATTCGATAACTGTCATTTGCACGGGGGTGGTGATAAACCTGGAGGACAGAGAGATTCAAAAATCGGGAAGGTAAGAATCCGTCTTTCCACACTTGAGACTGACCGAGTATACACACATTCCTATCCTCTTCTAGTTCTTCATCCAACTGGGGTGAAGAAAATGGGAGAAATTCAATTGGCTGTAAGGTTTACTTGCTCATCTTTGCTTAACATGATGCACATGTATTCAAATCCTCTGTTGCCTAAGatgcattacattcatccattAACCGTAAGCCAGCTCGATAGTCTGAGGCATCAAGCCACTCAGATTGTTTCGATGAGACTAAGTCGTGCTGAGCCGCCTCTGAGAAAGGAGGTTGTGGAATATATGCTGGATGTAGGTTCACACATGTGGAGTATGCGACGAAGCAAAGCGAATTTTTTCAGAATCATGGGAGTTTTGAGTGGATTAATTGCTGTTGGAAAATGGTTTGACCAAATCTGCAATTGGAAAAACCCTATCACAACAGTTCTGATTCACATCTTGTTTATAATACTTGTCATGTACCCTGAACTTATCTTACCAACAATTTTCCTTTACCTCTTTTTGATTGGAGTTTGGTACTATAGATGGAGGCCCAGACACCCTCCTCACATGGACACACGTCTCTCGCACGCAGATTCCGCTCACCCTGACGAGCTAGACGAAGAGTTCGACACATTCCCGACCACAAGACCTTCCGACATAGTGAGGATGCGATACGACCGTCTTAGAAGTATCGCGGGTAGAATTCAAACTGTTGTCGGCGATTTGGCTACTCAAGGTGAAAGACTGCAGTCTTTGCTTAGCTGGAGAGATCCAAGAGCTACTGCACTGTTTGTACTATTCTGTTTGATTACTGCTATTGTTCTTTATGTGACTCCATTTCAAGTTGTGGCTCTTCTCAGTGGAATTTATGTGTTGAGACATCCGAGGTTTCGGCACAAGCTTCCTTCAGTGCCACTCAATTTCTTCAGAAGGTTGCCTGCAAGAACTGATTGCATGCTTTGA
- the LOC131612681 gene encoding probable pectinesterase 8, with protein sequence MSLKSNSCFSLLVPIAAIFASLYLINPNSQFFTTLSPSSIYFGRGHHHHHRPHRKHPDTENNDSICDDFPPGIPPLNTNTTSYLCVDRKGCCNFTTVQQAVNAVPDFSFKRTIIWINSGFYYEKVMVPKTKPNITFQGQSYTSTAIAWNDTAKSANGTFYSGSVQVFASNFIAKNISFMNLAPIPAPGADGAQAVAMRISGDQAEFRGCGFFGAQDTLHDDKGRHYFKDCYIQGSIDFIFGNARSLYENCQLVSIANPVPPGQKNINGAVTAHGRVSGDENTGYVFVNSTIGGNGRIWLGRAWRPYSRVIFALTVMSDIIAPEGWNDFNDPTRDQTIFYGEYNCSGPGAILNTRAPYVQRLNDSQAFPFLNTSFIDGDLWLET encoded by the exons ATGAGTCTCAAAAGCAATAGCTGCTTTTCTCTTTTGGTTCCTATTGCTGCAATTTTTGCATCTTTGTATCTCATCAATCCAAATTCACAGTTCTTCACAACTTTGTCACCATCATCTATTTACTTTGGAAGaggccatcatcatcatcataggcCACACAGAAAACACCCTGACACTGAGAATAATGATTCCATTTGTGATGATTTTCCGCCAGGAATTCCACCTCTAAACACCAATACGACTTCTTATCTTTGCGTCGATCGAAAAGGGTGTTGTAATTTCACAACTGTACAACAAGCTGTTAATGCTGTTCCTGATTTCAGCTTCAAAAGAACTATAATATGGATAAACAGTGGCTTCTACTA TGAGAAAGTCATGGTTCCGAAAACAAAaccaaacattacatttcaaggACAAAGCTACACTTCAACTGCAATTGCATGGAATGATACAGCAAAATCTGCTAATGGCACATTTTACAGTGGTTCTGTACAAGTTTTTGCATCTAACTTCATTGCTAAGAACATAAGCTTCATG AATttagcaccaattccagctcctgGGGCTGATGGAGCACAAGCAGTAGCCATGAGGATATCAGGAGATCAAGCTGAATTCAGAGGCTGCGGATTCTTTGGAGCTCAAGACACCCTTCACGACGATAAGGGTCGTCATTACTTCAAAGACTGCTATATACAAGGATCCATTGATTTCATCTTTGGCAATGCAAGGTCACTCTATGAG AATTGTCAACTAGTTTCGATAGCAAATCCAGTACCTCCAGGACAAAAGAACATAAACGGTGCAGTTACTGCTCATGGTAGAGTTTCAGGAGATGAAAACACAGGATATGTATTTGTGAACAGTACAATAGGAGGAAATGGTAGAATATGGTTAGGTAGGGCATGGAGACCATATTCTCGTGTCATTTTTGCATTGACAGTTATGTCTGATATCATTGCTCCGGAAGGTTGGAATGACTTCAATGACCCTACAAGAGACCA GACTATATTTTATGGAGAGTACAATTGCTCTGGGCCAGGAGCTATTTTGAATACCAGGGCCCCTTATGTACAGAGACTGAATGATTCACAAGCTTTTCCATTCCTTAATACAAGTTTTATTGATGGTGATCTATGGTTGGAAACTTGA
- the LOC131610399 gene encoding uncharacterized protein LOC131610399, which produces MNPTGTHPVILSLSLLPPILVFSIPKICNTLLLSFSHVSFSFLAMTEPPTDSCTPPLGPTPPTVIHPRRVPFEHGLLPIPRLIFSDPTQTLISLKQKLLELSSNNNRVDSAAISESLQISVELARLVVETLVSILPAESESDSVDVHDLVLFLYIQSYKRLLPRTHKDSAAVADVWPSTSAFDGYLSALTPLQLVRSNSKRFTPSQGDEEAHQLSYLQKHLANIVSLLAEPVEGESEESLVLTMERFEHLGFLFHYGDKGLEGNSLSQSSPFFANSDPNMPAVPAPASQVHDWLLQNIASALERIAERTSSKENGPASASDPDVAMTDASTASVKVSTSARGASFIEGISKSSYAKHASDIKGSSVKVLNCHESAIYILAPLRYATIYGCSDATIVIGAVGKAVRVEHCERVHVIVAAKRICIANCRECVFFLGVNQQPLIVGDNHKLQVAPYNTFYSQLEEHMNEVGVLPTVNRWDEPIALGMVDPHDSLSHPAGVSDVQAESASRVDPDQFTNFVIPNWLGESIGSTKDNPFTLPEAYMASQERNLNNLREIRQLLRDASLEESRKRELSSALHVYFKDWLYASGNIRQLYYLQGD; this is translated from the exons ATGAACCCCACCGGAACACACCCCGTCatcctctctctttctcttctcccaccAATACTAGTTTTTTCGATTCCAAAGATCTGCAACACTCTCCTTCTCTCATTTTCACATGTTTCCTTCTCCTTTTTAGCCATGACGGAACCGCCAACCGATTCATGCACTCCTCCATTGGGTCCCACACCTCCCACGGTGATTCATCCCCGACGCGTGCCGTTCGAACACGGTCTATTGCCTATCCCGCGGCTCATCTTTTCCGACCCCACACAAACCCTAATCTCGTTGAAACAGAAGCTTCTAGAATTATCCTCTAACAATAACCGAGTTGACTCGGCTGCGATTTCTGAGTCGTTGCAGATCTCCGTCGAACTAGCTAGGCTTGTTGTTGAGACTCTCGTTTCGATTCTCCCTGCCGAATCTGAATCTGATAGCGTCGATGTTCATGATCTCGTTTtgtttctatacattcaatcctACAAGAGGCTCCTCCCGCGGACGCATAAGGATTCCGCCGCTGTAGCGGATGTTTGGCCTTCCACTTCCGCTTTTGATGGATACTTGTCCGCTCTCACGCCGCTTCAG CTTGTGCGGAGCAACAGTAAGCGGTTTACGCCATCGCAAGGTGATGAAGAAGCGCATCAGCTGTCTTATCTGCAAAAGCATTTGGCTAATATTGTGTCTCTACTAGCAGAGCCTGTGGAGGGGGAAAGTGAAGAATCtctg GTTTTAACCATGGAAAGATTTGAGCACCTtggttttctatttcattatggtGATAAAGGACTTGAAGGGAATTCATTGAGTCAATCTTCTCCTTTTTTCGCAAACTCGGATCCTAACATGCCTGCTGTTCCCGCTCCCGCTTCCCAAGTTCATGATTGGCTTCTGCAAAATATAGCTTCTGCTTTGGAACGTATTGCTGAACGGACTTCTTCAAAAGAAAATGGTCCAGCTAGTGCCTCTGATCCGGATGTTGCTATGACTGATGCATCTACTGCCTCAGTTAAGGTCTCAACAAGTGCTAGGGGAGCAAGTTTCATCGAAGGGATTTCTAAATCATCATATGCAAAGCATGCATCTGACATTAAAGGGTCCTCTGTTAAG GTTCTAAATTGCCATGAATCTGCCATTTACATCTTAGCTCCTTTGAGATACGCCACCATCTATGGATGTTCAGATGCGACAATAGTTATTGGAGCAGTTGGAAAG GCTGTGAGAGTAGAACACTGTGAACGagttcatgtgattgttgcagcAAAACGAATTTGTATTGCTAACTGCCGTGAATGTGTTTTCTTTTTGGGAGTGAACCAGCAACCCCTTATTGTCGGTGATAACCATAAGTTGCAG GTTGCTCCCTATAATACCTTTTACTCCCAGTTGGAGGAACATATGAATGAAGTTGGAGTTCTTCCCACAGTGAATCGTTGGGATGAACCTATAGCATTGGGCATGGTTGATCCCCATGATTCACTATCTCATCCAGCAGGTGTCTCTGATGTTCAAGCTGAGTCTGCTTCTAGGGTGGATCCTGACCAGTTCACTAATTTTGTG ATTCCAAACTGGCTTGGAGAGTCCATTGGCTCTACGAAAGACAATCCGTTCACACTACCCGAGGCATATATGGCATCTCAAGAAAGAAAT T